One region of Juglans microcarpa x Juglans regia isolate MS1-56 chromosome 7S, Jm3101_v1.0, whole genome shotgun sequence genomic DNA includes:
- the LOC121240496 gene encoding probable N-acetyltransferase HLS1-like yields the protein MGFEMRAIIRSYDGGQSDRAQVEDLERRCEVGPAERVFLFTDTMGDPICRIRNSPMYKMLVAELDKELVGVIQGSVKVVTIHRHDDRMDLARVGYILGLRVAPVHRRRGIGSSLVRRLEEWFIANDVDYAYMATEKGNEASVKLFVNKFGYSKFRTPAILVNPVHNHPFHISSNVDIQKIKIEEAEFLYRKFMASMEFFPHDIDNVLRNRLSLGTWVAYPRGESFGSNGQVPSSWAMLSVWNSGEIFKLRLGKAPLSCLIYTKSSRLMDKFFPCLKLPFLPNFFHPFGFYFMYGVHREGPMSGKLVRSLCQFVHNMATKSKDCKVIVTEVAGDDTLRHHIPRWRLLSCLEDLWCMKALKNEERNTLHELTKTPPTRALFVDPREV from the exons ATGGGGTTTGAGATGAGGGCTATAATTCGAAGCTATGACGGGGGCCAATCCGATAGAGCTCAAGTGGAAGATCTCGAGAGAAGATGCGAGGTAGGGCCAGCAGAACGAGTTTTTCTCTTCACAGACACTATGGGCGACCCCATCTGTAGAATTCGAAACAGTCCGATGTACAAGATGCTG GTGGCGGAGTTGGACAAGGAACTGGTTGGTGTCATTCAGGGTTCGGTTAAGGTTGTCACGATTCATAGGCATGATGATCGTATGGATCTAGCCAGGGTTGGCTACATCTTAGGCCTAAGGGTTGCACCCGTTCATCGGCGACGAGGGATTGGCTCGAGCCTGGTGCGCCGGCTGGAGGAGTGGTTCATTGCCAATGATGTTGATTATGCGTACATGGCCACCGAGAAAGGAAACGAGGCCTCGGTTAAGCTCTTCGTGAACAAGTTTGGCTACAGCAAGTTCAGGACTCCGGCTATACTCGTTAACCCGGTTCACAATCACCCATTTCATATTTCATCCAACGTTGACATACAGAAGATCAAGATAGAAGAAGCTGAATTTCTGTACAGAAAATTCATGGCGTCCATGGAGTTCTTCCCTCATGACATAGACAACGTGCTGAGGAACAGGCTGAGCTTGGGAACATGGGTGGCTTATCCGAGAGGGGAGTCTTTTGGGTCAAATGGGCAAGTTCCAAGTAGTTGGGCCATGCTTAGCGTATGGAACAGTGGAGAGATATTCAAGCTGAGGTTGGGGAAAGCACCTTTATCCTGCTTGATATACACAAAAAGCTCAAGATTGATGGATAAGTTTTTCCCCTGCTTGAAACTGCCATTCCTGCCAAATTTTTTCCACCCATTTGGATTCTACTTCATGTATGGGGTGCACCGGGAAGGACCGATGTCTGGAAAGCTGGTGAGGAGTTTGTGCCAATTCGTGCACAACATGGCAACAAAGTCGAAGGACTGCAAGGTAATCGTAACAGAAGTTGCAGGTGACGACACTCTGAGACATCACATCCCGCGCTGGAGATTGCTCTCATGCCTGGAAGATTTGTGGTGCATGAAAGCcttgaaaaatgaagagagaaacACACTCCATGAATTGACAAAAACTCCACCAACGAGAGCTCTTTTTGTAGACCCTAGAGAGGTATGA
- the LOC121240754 gene encoding uncharacterized protein LOC121240754 produces MFGATCSVLENIIKEGFTYSQRGDANATYKMITSFQFIFILYLMKEIMGITDILCQVLQQKSQYILNAMNMVSTTKGLIQKLRNEGWENLIENVVSFSKKFDIDIPELSSRYVQGRGHHQQDYITIEHHYHFEIFNATIDFQMQELDSRFGEGATKLLTLSSVLDPNDAYKSFNIDDIFHLVEEYYLLDFSENEKINLRFQLKHFEVDVLTNPKFQNLSSITDLCRRLVETEKSKAYYLIDRLIRLVLTLPVSTATNEQAFSAMKIVKTRLRNKIENEFLANNLVVYIEREIVKNFDLDSILDDFVSLKECRLQF; encoded by the coding sequence ATGTTTGGAGCCACTTGCTCGGTGcttgaaaacataataaaagaagGATTCACTTACTCTCAACGCGGGGATGCAAATGCTActtataaaatgattacatcattccaatttatatttattttgtatttaatgaaGGAAATCATGGGTATTACTGATATTCTTTGTCAAGTTTTGCAGCAAAAATCTCAATACATCTTGAATGCCATGAATATGGTTTCTACTACAAAAGGACTCATCCAAAAGTTAAGAAATGAAGGTTGGGAAAATTTGATTGAGAATGTTGTCTCTTTCTCCAAGAAATTTGATATTGACATTCCAGAATTGAGCTCTCGTTATGTCCAAGGTCGTGGTCATCATCAACAAGATTATATTACGATAGAGCatcattatcattttgaaatatttaatgcTACTATAGACTTTCAAATGCAAGAGCTTGACAGTAGGTTTGGTGAAGGAGCGACAAAACTATTAACCCTTAGCTCAGTTTTGGATCCAAATGATGCTTATAAATCCTTTAATATTGATGATATCTTTCATCTTGTGGAAGAGTATTATCTTCTGGATTTTTctgagaatgagaaaattaatttaagatttcaATTGAAGCATTTTGAAGTTGATGTGCTTACTAATCCGAAGTTTCAGAATTTGTCATCCATTACAGATTTATGTCGAAGATTGGTAGAGACAGAGAAATCAAAAGCATACTATCTTATTGATAGATTGATTCGTCTTGTTTTGACTCTTCCAGTATCTACAGCGACCAATGAACAAGCATTTTCAGCTATGAAGATTGTTAAAACAAGACTTCgcaacaaaattgaaaatgagtttttagCAAATAATTTAGTTGTTTATATTGAAAGAGAAATAGTTAAGAATTTTGATTTAGATTCAATTcttgatgattttgtttctttaaaagaatGCAGGTTACAATTTTAG